Proteins encoded by one window of Aphidius gifuensis isolate YNYX2018 linkage group LG2, ASM1490517v1, whole genome shotgun sequence:
- the LOC122849973 gene encoding uncharacterized protein LOC122849973 has product MMDNNTTMLEKKFNNCFANMTERNTTIKLLSTAGMQSCIDALMEDFVNMDKNIESHLTTYRKYVDDKLNGISASCKNNTNIQTCIVLAVPSVIKIASDYYIHTLVLKEKLDIFVFSAPGKLMKCFTGSVNAFKKVMHSKLASDGFIDNENKNKTT; this is encoded by the exons atgaTGGACAATAATACAACAATGTTGGAGAAAAAGTTCAATAATTGTTTCGCAAATATGACTGAAAGAAATACCACAATTAAATTACTATCAACAGCAGGAATGCAAAGTTGTATTGATGCTCTCATGGAGGATTTTGTAAACatggataaaaatattgaatcacATCTTACCACT TATAGAAAATACGTTGATGATAAACTCAATGGAATTTCAGCATCATGTAAAAATAACACCAATATACAAACATGCATTGTCCTTGCAGTTCcatcagttataaaaatagCTAGTGATTACTATATTCACACTTTGGTTCTCAAAGAAAAGTtggatatttttgtattttcagcTCCaggaaaattaatgaaatgtTTTACTGGATCAGTCAATGCTTTCAAAAAAGTAATGCATTCAAAATTAGCATCTGATGGAttcattgataatgaaaataaaaataaaactacatAA
- the LOC122849974 gene encoding uncharacterized protein LOC122849974 codes for MKLFIILIFCASAWSIPTENVSFRPENILKFYRDRVESVSVSLENYNNAAMTTMTEKLMEMIANKKIQIHEAEGKTFKDAHEKIEAATAEGKKVEHCLVAMATSINDWKNSLFLTLDDCLVHRKNVLSYIQERAVNHIAKKATLTARLDQILVDCTNEDDKTYQSCIRKHNLRITPIVGAFYMYAEFLKEEEKAVVFTSEHNMSFCFKKPVGNFHDHLATGTATLDKCIADTPVEAA; via the exons atgaaacttttcattattcttattttttgtgCATCTGCATGGTCAATTccg acTGAAAATGTATCTTTTAGACCAGAAAatattcttaaattttatcGAGACAGAGTTGAATCTGTTAGTGTGAGTTTggaaaattacaataatgCAGCAATGACAACAATGacagaaaaattaatggaaatgattgctaataaaaaaatacaaattcatGAAGCTGAGGGTAAAACTTTTAAAGATGCACAT gaaAAAATTGAAGCTGCAACAGCTGAAGGTAAAAAAGTCGAGCATTGTTTGGTAGCAATGGCAACATCAATTAACGATTGGAAAAATTCACTATTTTTAACTCTGGATGACTGTCTTGTTCATCGTAAAAATGTGTTATCTTATATCCAAGAACGAGCAGTTAATCATATTGCA aAAAAAGCAACTCTTACTGCTAGACTTGATCAAATTTTAGTCGATTGTACAAATGAAGACGATAAAACTTATCAATCTTGTATTCGTAAACACAATTTACGAATAACACCAATTGTTGGTGCTTTTTATATGTatgctgaatttttaaaagaagaaGAGAAAGCAGTTGTTTTTACATCAGAACATAACATGTCATTTTGCTTTAAAAAACCTGTAGGTAATTTCCACGATCATTTAGCTACTGGAACTGCAACACTCGACAAGTGTATCGCTGATACTCCAGTTGAAGCTGCCTAA
- the LOC122849977 gene encoding uncharacterized protein LOC122849977, translating into MKLFIIFFIAVGAWSTVTEGAGTSEKLLTLLIEKVKTVSNDLESYSGNLKNEVAEKLVESKNVELKKLEEVKNDTLKNAYEEFDSASAEGKQVGHCLETLKTLVDNSEKSLYKSFDNCVDNQLEEISAMQKNVDTHLKTKSTVVEKLEQIFKTCENSKTLEYQFCIAKELPSATTLAGGYYSSTVALKKTFELIVYAAPFKTNVCFMKPTATFSLAMLSGQLSVNECISNA; encoded by the exons ATGAAgctgtttattattttcttcattgcTGTTGGAGCATGGTCAACTGTG actGAAGGAGCTGGAACatctgaaaaattattaacattattaattgaaaaagttaaaaCAGTGTCAAATGATTTAGAATCATACagtggtaatttaaaaaatgaagtagctgaaaaattagttgaatcaaaaaatgttgaattaaaaaaattagaagaagTCAAAAATGATACTTTAAAAAATGCCTAT gaAGAATTTGATAGTGCTTCAGCTGAGGGAAAACAAGTTGGCCATTGTCTTGAGACCCTGAAAACACTTGTTGATAATTCAGAAAAGAGTTTGTACAAATCATTTGACAATTGTGTAGATAATCAACTTGAAGAAATTTCAGCAATGCAAAAAAATGTTGACACACATCTCAAA acaAAATCAACTGTTGTAGAAAAACttgaacaaatatttaaaacatgtGAAAATAGTAAAACATTGGAATATCAATTTTGCATTGCAAAAGAATTACCATCAGCAACAACACTAGCTGGAGGTTATTATTCTTCAACAGttgcattgaaaaaaacatttgaactTATTGTCTATGCAGCACcatttaaaacaaatgttTGTTTCATGAAACCAACTGCAACATTTAGCCTTGCTATGTTGTCTGGTCAATTGTCGGTCAATGAATGTATCAGCAATGCTTAG
- the LOC122849975 gene encoding uncharacterized protein LOC122849975: MAIVNFVLIIVATFFILEIESAVNPAQPITTLKNRVKSASDILDRYNRNLVFNARTKLNNLKFNQMTNVNTAVNNALTLTQQKITSANNQGHDADKCYEPLRLSLNTASKKAFDDLDACVENELTPVKGVENNIDNHLLTGKLLLNELDGIAISCAHGTTLDMQICIGQKLPNASLSVKNFENTCDSLKGTGDSLSSSVQNSGLRCFQSRVDELNQAVTSGRNTADQCINSS; this comes from the exons atggCAATAGTAAATTTTGTCTTAATTATAGTCGCAACATTTTTCATattg gAAATTGAAAGTGCGGTTAATCCAGCTCAACCAATaacaactttaaaaaatagagTTAAAAGTGCATCAGATATTTTGGATCGTTATAATCGTAATTTAGTATTTAATGCTAGAactaaattaaacaatttaaaatttaatcaaatgaCAAATGTCAATACAGCTGTTAATAATGCTCTCACGTTAACTCAa caaaaaataacaagtgcaAATAATCAAGGTCATGATGCTGACAAGTGTTATGAGCCACTGAGATTATCTCTAAATACAGCAAGTAAAAAAGCATTTGATGATTTGGATGCTTGTGTTGAAAATGAATTGACTCCAGTAAAAggagttgaaaataatattgataatcatttattg ACAGGAAAATTACTCCTAAATGAACTTGATGGAATAGCAATAAGTTGTGCACATGGTACAACATTGGACATGCAAATTTGCATTGGACAAAAATTGCCAAATGCAAGTTTATCAGTCAAGAATTTTGAGAATACTTGTGATTCATTAAAAGGAACTGGTGATTCACTTTCAAGCTCAGTACAAAATTCAGGATTGAGATGTTTTCAATCAAGAGTTGATGAGCTCAATCAAGCTGTTACATCCGGACGTAATACTGCTGATCAATGTATcaattcatcataa
- the LOC122849978 gene encoding uncharacterized protein LOC122849978 produces the protein MKLIILTILFIGSSSYGQLTPNWTKDILERVNKLNTNIQGNVVRLNKQIQEAMNGRLAFVDRLNEDVAKKVGKVTEEVRRLPKNSHTFTVNNNSGSSRVIVSGTGDDGQPYFRDIQDTVIDGTLFHTERVYNPKTKSMDVYEYTLDLNDPSAKPVPIVKE, from the exons atgaagcttattattttaactattttatttattgg gTCATCAAGTTATGGTCAACTGACACCAAATTGGACAAAGGACATACTGGAACGTGTTAACAAATTGAATACAAATATACAAGGAAATGTTGTtcgtttaaataaacaaattcaaGAAGCAATGAATGGTAGACTTGCATTTGTTGATCGTCTGAATGAAGATGTTGCTAAAAAAGTCG gaAAAGTTACTGAGGAGGTAAGACGTCTTCCTAAAAATAGTCATACATTTACTGTTAATAATAACAGTGGTTCATCAAGAGTAATTGTATCTGGAACTGGTGATGATGGTCAACCATATTTTCGTGATATTCAGGATACAGTTATTGATGGAACTCTTTTTCATACAGAACGTGTTTATAATCCAAAAACTAAAAGCATGGATGTGTATGAATATACACTTGACTTGAATGATCCAAGTGCGAAACCAGTACCAATtgttaaagaataa